One Trichoderma atroviride chromosome 7, complete sequence DNA segment encodes these proteins:
- a CDS encoding uncharacterized protein (EggNog:ENOG41), with product MFGGFAPPQQSPEEIRAMEAEALFTVQQVAATAFMLYLSPFAVDMISRIF from the exons ATGTTTGGAGGAT TTGCCCCCCCGCAGCAGTCTCCCGAGGAGATTCGAGCCATGGAGGCCGAGGCACTCTTCACCGTCCAGCAGGTCGCTGCTACGGCCTTCATGCTCTACCTCT CTCCCTTTGCCGTCGACATGATCAGCCGCATCTTCTAA
- a CDS encoding uncharacterized protein (BUSCO:EOG092D1Q2Q), which produces MSLFGQAKPLGSGGFFGATQTAQPAQQTQTTGNIFGQTQAAGQQASTLGNTLLAQPQQAAQIPALSQSQAQLSSSLWQPGQETPHQKPILEQMKLVTEKWDPSSPSCVFKHYFYNKVDEAHIPFYKPQAHEDPREWEEALQNKPAPGFMPVLCAGYTGVADRLKTQKRAISEFNTRLHQINGCLDALLQRHELETETRALAARRRQTMISNRCLALAAKVQILRNRGYALSGDEDDLKSRLQALERDVQDPAVGAREEELWSRLIVLRGYSEKLSQELEKPTGADGEGLDEETQTRAKRVLEDYEKQLGHLKKELEALGVDYQDWDNSRNPPSRSR; this is translated from the exons ATGTCGCTATTTGGACAAGCCAAGCCTCTTGGCTCGGGAGGGTTTTTTGGCGCGACTCAAACTGCTCAGCCCGCTCAGCAGACACAAACGACGGGTAACATTTTTGGCCAGACCCAGGCCGCAGGCCAGCAGGCCTCGACACTAGGAAACACGCTGCTGGCCCAGCCTCAGCAGGCAGCGCAGATTCCAGCGCTATCGCAGTCACAAGCCCAGTTGTCGAGCTCTCTGTGGCAACCAGGCCAAGAAACACCCC ACCAGAAGCCAATtctggagcagatgaagctcGTGACGGAGAAATGGGACCCTTCCAGCCCCAGCTGCGTTTTCAAGCACTACTTCTACAACAAAGTCGATGAAGCACACATTCCGTTTTACAAGCCGCAAGCACACGAAGACCCTAGAGAATGGGAGGAAGCTCTGCAGAACAAGCCCGCCCCTGGATTCATGCCTGTGCTATGTGCAGGCTACACAGGCGTCGCAGACCGATTAAAGACACAGAAGCGTGCCATCTCCGAATTCAACACACGATTGCATCAGATCAACGGCTGTTTGGATGCTCTCTTACAGAGACACGAACTGGAGACTGAAACAAGAGCTTTGGCTGCCAGGAGGCGGCAGACGATGATTTCCAATCGATGCCTGGCGCTGGCTGCCAAGGTGCAGATTCTGAGGAATCGGGGCTACGCTCTcagcggcgatgaggacgattTGAAAAGCAGGCTGCAGGCTTTGGAGCGCGACGTGCAAGATCCTGCGGTGGGCGCAAGGGAGGAAGAGCTGTGGAGCAGACTGATTGTTCTAAGAGGATACTCTGAGAAGCTGAGCCAGGAGCTAGAGAAGCCAACAGGAGCCGACGGCGAGGGACTGGACGAGGAGACGCAGACAAGAGCAAAACGG GTATTGGAAGATTACGAGAAGCAGCTCGGACACCTGaaaaaggagctggaggcgctGGGCGTGGACTACCAGGATTGGGATAACAGCAGAAACCCGCCATCACGGTCTCGATAA